The Augochlora pura isolate Apur16 chromosome 4, APUR_v2.2.1, whole genome shotgun sequence genome segment TTGTTGGTACTCACGCGTACGGAGATGAGGATGCGCGTAGATTTGGATGGGGCATGAACACGTGAGTATGGATCCGAACGTTTCGGTACAAACATGTCCGTGTACGTGTACATGTACTGGTGCTCGGATGCAGATACGGATACGGATACCGATGCTGACTCCGACTCCGATTCCGTCGCTAATGCTGAATGCTGAATGCTGAATGCTGAATGCGGATGCGATGCGGGCGCACATATGAGCAAGTATGAGGTACACGCGCGTGCAGATATATTCAACGATGAGCGATTAGCGCGATGTAACAAGTGTCCTACGTAACGGAAACCTGGGACAACAATGATTCAGTGGTCGTCCATTTCGTGAACGCGTTGACGTTTCGACTGAGGTTGTTGGTGTTCAAGTGGTTCTGGACTTTCCACGATAGCGAGTGGTGCCGGTGAGCCTGGAGAACTATCCGATTCCTCGTGCGAGCGTTTCGCGACTCCGACGCCTGCGTCGGGACCAATAAAGCTTCCGCTGAATACAGAGTAATAATCGCTTACAATGTGTCGTTCAACGATGAGGTAAGACGTAATATGtttcagaaaaaaatgaagTGATCGGTTCGTTATACGGTACCTGTAATTATATGTGGTTTGTACAATAACAGGAGCTGGACTGTACTGTCCAGCTGGAGAAAGAGAATGCTCTTCTGTAACATTTCCGGATACAACGTACTtgtctaaaaaaaattccgaATGTGCTTGTTAAAAGTACACTTTTTCACCTAGCTAAAAACTAGCTAGAAGCTTGATGAATTTTGaacaaaatctaaataaagtTTGCATGAAAGCTGATcaaaaaaatacaaagatGATAGAACAGACAGAAACGAATACCTTCTCTTGACGCGTCACCGGTAACACCGTTTGTGACAAGGGTAATTTGTTGCATCAGTCGACCTTTATGCGATGTCTGATTCGAAGACGTGTATGGATGTCCTGGCGATCCTGGCGCCGACTGACTGTTCAATTGACCAGCCGGTGAAGGTACGGAACTATCTGGGTAGGATTCCGGCCCTGGAGAGGCTTCTCTGCTTAGACATTCTGGTGTCATGAGCCCACTGATTCCTACATGAGACGGCGAAGCGGGTGCGCTCCTGGATAGTTTGAAAGATGACAATGTCCCATAAACAATAGGATCTTCCCGTTCGAATTGGAAAAGCGCGTGCATGCCAATGAAGCGTTTCGAAACCAGTCTGTATATGTTACGATACCTGGATGAAAGACCGAAAGGAGCCCGAAAACAGGGAACGCCGCGTTGTCTTCTTCGTCTGAAAGCTTGCTCTATGAGTTTAGCTTCCGACTGAGGATCTATTCTCCAGAAAGATCCCTTTCCTGGTTCCTCTTGGCTTCTTGGTACTTTGATGAAATAACGATTCAACGAAAGATTATGCCTTATAGAGTTTTGCCAACCTTTATCAGCGGTTCTGTAGTATGGATAATTCTTGGTGATATACGAGTAAATGCCGGATAAAGTCAGTTGCTTGTCCGTTGCGGATGCTATTGCTTGAACGATTAATTGCGCGTACGAATACGGTGGCTTGGAATCATCTTTTGGAGGACTACAATGAGCAGCTGTACCATTTGGTCCATTGCTACCTCCTGTTCTATAACGAGTCTCGATACTCGGTTCTGGACTTATCTGCCTGCTCGAGCTCTGTCCCCCATCGTGCCTTTCTAAACTAGAATTCTGTGGGTCATTGGCAACAGCAGCCGCGTACACTGCCACCATTTGTAGATCAGCCGAAATGTTCCGCCTCCCCTGACCAGCACGTGGACTAGCAGGACAAGAATTAGCAGCACTGATAGTACCAGTTGGAGAGGGAAATGGACTGCTATACCCTGTATCTGGTATATTAATACGTAGAGGTGGCAATGGCGCCCTTTGTTTTGGAGGAGAAGGTACACGCACGCTGCTTTGCTCCTGCTCATCCACCAATGACTGAAATACCAGCCTTATATTTGTACTCGGAAATCTAAACGTGCACCTGTAATGATAAAGGGcattaaaacaatagaatAGATTGAAATGTTTGGCAGAAAATTACAACTAAGCCTAGAAAACTATTACCACTAATAAGGAAAGTTCAATGAAAGAATACCAATTTTGTCATAATGAACACGActgttttcaattaaatcaatttgtcCACATGATAGATTCAACGGGCCGGTCTGTTTTCGTTTCGGTTGTAAGATTTGGAAGCCATCgtattgaaaaataacttGAAATATATAGGACGCGTACGTATCggaacaaatttattcgaaacaacgAATCCATTGAACAGATTCAACAATATGACAAAGTGCGTACGAAAGGCATGCGAGAAACGTGCAAGATAGGTTAAGTCGGCTCTAGAAAGctgtaaaatatatcttaCGACTTTGGTAATTGAAAGGCTGGCGCGCCCTTTCGCTGGAAAACTCCATCGACGAAAACACCGTTTTTACCGTTGCAGATCATAAAGAAAAAAGGGTGATCGTAGAAAATTTCGAGGTGTCGTCGCGAGATAAAGCTGGAGTGTCCCATGTTGACGTCGACCTCACCCTTGCTGCTGTTACGCCCGATAGTGATACGTCGTTGTCTAACCATATACTCGAATTCGCGACCCTCGAGCCGTGCAATCGGTGCACCTTTTGCCTCAGGGTTCCACTGCATCTTCGtcggactggccggtgccgaCTTCAGTGCCAGAAGGGCCCACGCGTCGCTCTCCTGAGTACGAGAGTACGTAGACATAGCACCAAGTGAGCGAACCCTCCTCCGGAatagaatgagagagagaaacaggaGAGGTAGACAGACGAATatagatagacagatagatagatggatagatagatggatagataaatggatggatagatggatagataaatggatagatagataaatagatagatagatagatagatagatagatagatagatagataaatagatagttagatagatagatagatggatagatggatgtatagatggatagataaatagatggatggatagatggatagataaatgaatgaatagatagatagacacttagacagatagatagatagataaatagatagataaatagatagataaatagataaatagatagatagatagagagatctATAGATAgatgtatagatatatagataaacaaataaataaacaaacaagTAAAGAAACGGGTAAACAAACAAGATGTacagaaatgaagaaataaaaaaatgaaggtacGTAGTAGGTACGTAGATAGATATGTAGAATGATAGATAACGAAGCAAATAATTAGATACATAAATACAGATAGTGAACGATCAAATATATACCATCGAATTGACAGTTACGAATAACTAAAATCTACGGAGATTCAAAGTTTCAAATGCCAGAGGATAAGCCACAAACCGCATGACCAATAGTGGGGGGATGAACGTGGTGCCGTGGAGGGGTTACGCTAGCAACCAATGCCGTCTGCGTCCCGCATCCCAACCTGATCATTCGCTGCGACGCGTCAGTATACTATGGGGATCCAGACAGAAATCGGTACACAGGCGACCTAGGTTGCTAGTGAACTCTTCGACGGACTCCATGCTCGCTCCCACCCCCTACTCATCACGTGGTTTGTGGCATATTCTCTGACAACCCTAGTTTCAAACTTACATATGCatgcatatgtatatgcatatatatacatatacatgtatatacatacatattaagAAATCGTGGcagataaatataaacgttgcacttaattttttagcaattttccAGATAAAGAACAGATTTACTACGACGATTCCAGCAGAAAGAAACAAGTATGAAATAGCCTATtaagttaaaaaatgatcaCATAAATTCACGTACTGTCTGTCATTAACTAACCGATCAAACAATCTACCGATCGATAATTCGAACGAAGAACGAAAAACattatgattttaatacattttacaatgttttgcGACAAAGGCAAAAGATATACACTACTCAGAATATTGCAGCATGAATACTAATAGCTTTATTGCATGCGCCTAACATCAATATTAACGTCCTGAAGTATTTAAACACTTctgtatacaaaaatattagtGTATATATCATTCTGTAATTATGCCAATTTATTCACGAGTTTTTGAAGAACATAAaacaagtttttaaaataagaatatcaactttatttaaaagattagcAACATCATTGGATGACCTTGTCAAAAGGCTACACCACCTCTGATTTTAATGGCCTTGAAATATGTTGTACAGAACGATGTTCTAAATAAgttttttctatttaagaTCGCTCAGCTTTAGTTTTCAAGATGTTAAGGAAAAACTGATGCAACTAAACATTGAATTCTGTCTATGCATACATAACACGGCACGGTGTGGTAGCCGCCAGCCGCTGCTCCTGCACtacttttctttcaaatacGATGACGCTCCGGCACGGAGTATTCAAACATGTTAACATGTTGTAAACATGTTTCCAATCTACGGCGGATCCTGTTTCAGCAGAAAATCAATAGCCAATCAGAGTAAGGAAAATTTTTTGTCGACGCTCGTTAACGGATCAAGCTGCGGCCTAGAAGTGTGCAGGAATAGGATCCatcagttatttttaatttcgaactGTTGGCAGTGCTGATTTTCACGCTTTATGTGATTTCACAGTGAGTGCATGACAGTCGTTTTTAGACGATGTTCATTGATGAATGTTGAGTAGTTGATTTCAAACGTGTATGGTTATATCGGCGAAatcattacatttttcatatcaaattaattacaagaaagTTATTAAGTTTTAAACTTGTTTGTCCAAAAAATCCAAGTTCAGGTCAAAATGGAAGTGGATTACAGCAGTATTTGTGAAGTTAAAATTCCCGAATACAAAAAATTGGCTCGCAACGGGATGTTGTACAATGCTTTGGGTCAATTGCTTGCTTTAGAAAAACAGACACGAACGGTTGAATTTTTTCTTGGAAATTTCTATAATGTCTGACACTATCGTtgttgaatgaaaataatcgaaatgcTTACAACGTTTCAGGCAGAGGACATGGTATGTACTTCCCAAATTCTAGTAGCCATCGTTCAAATTTGTATGGAAGCAAAAAACTGGAATGCTCTGAACGAATACATCGTTTTGTTGTCCAAAAGGCGTTCTCAGTTAAAACAAGCAGTTACAAAAATGGTTCAGGAATGTTGTACTTATGTAGATAAAATGCCCAATGAGGAAGCTATGATTACATTAATAGAAACCTTACGTTCGGTAACTGAGGGAAAGGTACGATAACCAGTTATGCAgagtaaatttgatatttcaaatataaatgattcaaataatctatacaaaaatgttctcaaAGATCTATGTGGAAGTTGAAAGAGCGAGGCTAACTCATCGCTTGGCAAAAATCAAAGAGAAGGACGGCGATATTTCTGGTGCTGCAGCGGTTATGCTAGAATTACAGGTATacttattacagaaaaatactgaatcgagtaataatttcaatataattcatAGGTTGAAACATATGGCAGCATGTCGCGTTTGGAAAAGGCCTCCCTAATATTGGAGCAAATGAGACTGTGTTTAGCAAAAAAGGACTTCATGCGTACTCAAATAATAGCTAAGAAGATAAATGTGAAATTTTTCAAGGACGATGACGACGAAGAGACGCAATCTcttaaactaaaatattatgagTAAGTTGGTAACCACTCGTACTACAATCCAGATCAACTGTGCAATAATGAACGGTTCATCACGAAATTTCAGTCTTATGATGGAACTTGCCCGTCACGAGAGCTGGCACTTGGAATTGTGCAGACACAATCGTGCTGTGTTGGAAACACCAGCTGTTCGAAATGACCCTGAGAGAAGGCATACAGCTCTATCGCGAGCAGTTTTATATCTCGTTCTTGCTCCGCACGAACCAGAACAGGCAGACTTGACCCACAGATTGCTCGCGGATAAACTTCTCGATGAAATAGTAACATACAAGTAATACTCGTCTATTTCTATCATTTCTATAATACCTCAAATTTCTACAgttttttcaacttttataatttcattgttataaatcgATCGCCTCTATtagcgaatatttttcttctcttgtTTGCAGAGAGCTGTTACGTCTGTTTGTAAATCCAGAATTGATCAAATGGTCCGGTCTTTGTAGAATCTATGAGGATGACTTGAGACGGACCGAAGTATTCACTCATTCTACGGCCGAGGGTCGCAAACGATGGGACGATCTTCGAAACAGAGTTGTCGAACACGTACGTGTGCCAAtcgaattctttattttcctttttacaatttataaatggaTAAGCTGCAACGAATCGTTGAACTTTTGTTTTTACGGTTTCACAGAACATTCGGATCCTGGCAAAGTACTACACAAGAATCACGTTACGGCGTATGGCACTGTTATTGGACCTACCGCTTGCCAAAACTGAAGCGTGTCTTTGTAATTTGGTGGAAACCGGCGTGATAAATGCCCGTACGGATCGAGTGGCTGGTGTAGTCCGATTCACCGGAACCCAGGAACCAGCTGCACTATTAGATGCTTGGGCAGCTTCGTTGTCAAAATTAATGAGCCTTGTTAATCATACCACTCATTTAATTCATCAAGAAGAAATGTTGGCTGGTGCTGAATTTTAACAGGTATATTGTAAGACTTGTCctctttatctttttcttcctaTCCCTGTTACGATATtgcatttttcttctattcgGCGTGTCCAGATTTATACGATATCTCTAGAAAATCGTTTTTACGTAAGAACCATGTACTAGACAAAAATACGAGATATTGTTAATGTACATTTTGTATTCGCCGTACAATGAAATagtttgataataaaaagcaTTTCCCGTCACACGATTAATTATGTACCGAATCAATGTAATAAACTGGTTGTACGAAAGACAGGCTGTTTCAATGATGCCGATGATGTGCGATATAACGACAATGAATGGAACtagatatatagattataGAAAACATTGGCAATGATCTTCTTACCTTATTTTCTCCCTGTTGGTCGCATAGTTAGTAAATACAATACGTGTACGTACATCGTACTGGCAAGACACTGCACTATCAACTTATACTTTTTGTTTAACGTTGAACGATCTCTATACTATAAGTATAGCATTTTACagatagtataataataacattttattctgtattcgTGTTCTAATTGCAACGAAGAAATATCGTTTTATTTGTatgaattcgaaaaattgtagatttttTACTACTTGCCACTTTCCAGTTGGGACATTTCAATATCGTTTGATACCATTGTTTTCAGCCAATCGAATCGTGTTCATATGAGTCATTAGTTCCATCGAACCAGGACAATTCTATCGGGCGTGCCGTGTAAACAGCAAACTCTTTTGAAAGAAATAAGGCAAAGTGAAGCCGGCAGTATCGCCGTGTTTTCAATATCTTCTGTAAACGTCGAACGCGTCACGCTTCGTTCCTTgtgtttttgttaataaatacatactaTACGATGCGATACAAATGACATTATGTACACGTCAAATTCGTAATCTGTTCTGAAGGATGAGCGCTTAGTGAACAGATAAAGAAACGAGCGATCCTTCACAGTTAAGTAGGAAACAGTTAAGTTACAGTTAGTCGCGATTCTGGATCTTTCGATCGAAAGCAATGCCGGTTTCACGGTTTTTCTCTGGTATTTTCGGCTACGGCAACATTTCCAGCGGATATCGTTCCACGACTCGATTTTGCgtctgaaataaaacaaaatttctgttatCGGTTCAGCATCTTATAGAAACGTACAAcggaaaagtaatttaaaaagttcttACCGTTGACAGGAGTTTTGTTTGAAATCACTTCTAATGCTTCTGCGTAAGAGGGTGGGGGTAATTCGTTTGGAACTTCTTGAACGACTACCTCGTACGAGGGCAATCCGCCTTCAAGTCCCGACGTTCCTGAATTGATCGGTTCCATGACACGCGTTCCAGTCGATTCGTGTATCCTATGCTGAATCAATCGAGAATCTATGCAATCCTGTACATTAACAAACTATGTACATAGGTCTACCTCCGTTCTATCGAATATCGCATCGAACAAGCATATGTGTACATACATAGTAATTCAAGTAATTGCCACGCTTGCCGCCTACATATTTGTACATAAACACATGCATACATTATACGTAGTTACTTACAAGTAGTTGTAATGAACGAGTAACGAGTGCAAACGTTGGCACGAGTTGTAAACGATCGATATGTCCGCAAaatatgcatacatatatataaacagTAAACGGCACGCGATAACTGACTACAAACATTAATTTAGCAAAGTGCAAGTTGCGACTTGCAATTTCAAGCGAAAGCACGAGTGTAGGTATCGTACCggtaaatttgttaaaataatcattaatcgtcgtcgacgaaaaatcataaaaacgAGAAAGAACCGCAAGACGAACGAACAGGTACTACTCGCTGCTACTTACCATAAACAACTGTCGTTGACGAGAGATCATTTCTATGATGGATTTTCTTCGGAGATAGAGCATACACTTGGCAGCCACCATAAATCCAGAACAGATAAACATTGGACCGATGAACCACTTTTCGCCGAGGTCACCCAAAGCGAAAGTAGTGATAGCAGTACCAATGGCGAATAGGAAGACACTCAGGAAAAGATAGCTATAGCTAGTGATGTCGCATTTAGCAAAAGTGTTTGCCGGTTCTTCGTATCGTTCTTCGATGCGATGCAGTCTACTCGATAGAAACGAGCTTTCGAAAAGTGTAGCCATGGTTCTtcgatattaaatgttaatattaactgCATGCACTACTATAGTCCGAAATCGGATCAGTTGGAACGAACAAGAACAGACTAACCTACCTATCGTCATGCACCTTGGTTCCTTGTCTACTATACACGTATatcgctttctctttctttccaaATTTTCTTTATGCATTGTACATCTATGTATGTATGCGCATTGTACACTATACAATTTGTTTTAACTTAACAGTAATTGACTTCGTTTCTAACCAAGACATGTGAAACGTTGTTAAAACCACTATGTTATCTAATAATTGAATGTACATAAGTATTTACATTGTACATACGTAAATGTATATATGCATTTAACTTTTGTGGTAAGAACAGGACGGTACACATGCATGCACTAGTGcttatgtttttaatataaattcggTTCGTAAATACATACAAATTAGAAATCCACGTGGGTACGTGTAACCGGTTATAATATAAGGACTCGTATGCgctgtaaaattgtaaacatgCTGCGACTTTTAATTGAACAGAAACGCATATTTTTCACtagtcaaataaaaaatagagtTCAGGAGAAAATATCTCACGATGTCGGAGTCAAGGGCACATTGAAAAGACGCAACAATTATTCGGAAACAGTTTTACTACCACGAACTCTATTTCCAGTGCAAATTAATGGGAAAGAACGAATAGATAAAGACAAATATCTAACAGCGGTAAGAAATTACGTGCAATCTTGACGAAATTGCATCATTTTCCATTCTCCCGGCTATCGTCTGTTGTAGAAATGCGGTTTTTCCGAATTATACGAATGGCAAAGAAAAAATCTATCTGGgccagaatttattttacatgacGGACCTCCTTACGCCAATGGAATTCCACACATGGGACATGCTATTAATAAGGTAACAACTCCATTACGATGTTTTTACTATCTTTGTTTCGATTAACTCCCTTATGTTACAGATTCTTAAAGACATCACATCTAGGCACAATGTTCTGCAGGGTAGACGTGTTCATTATGTTCCTGGTTGGGATTGTCATGGTCTACCAATTGAAATGAGAGCTCTTCAAGACATTAGCATGCAAGAGCCTCTAGTAATCAGGCAACAAGGTGAGAATTCACAGCATGAATATGTGCAAAGGGCATTTTTATACGTAACGCTGTGTCTTTTCATAATTGTAGCTCGTGAATATGCGGAAAAAGCAGTTATTGAACAGAGACAAGCCTTTCAATCATGGGGCATTATGGCCAATTGGAAAGAATGTTACCTTACGAATCAGTCTTCATATGTGAAGAACCAACTTCGCCAATTTTTACAGTTATACGAAAAGGGTATTATATTTAGAGATTTCATGCCTGTCTACTGGTCGCCTTCTTCTAGGTATAATAGGAATTTAGTAGTAACGTTACATACAGATATtgaagtattaattttatactgttATATTGCAGAACAGCACTTGCAGAATCCGAATTGGAATACAATGAAAAACATAAAAGTAAAAGCGCGGTCGTTCGTTTACGCATCGATAAGTTTTCGGATAAACTGAatccattaaaaaatcgtattaCATATGCACTCGTGTGGACTACAACTCCTTGGACATTAGTAGCCAATCAAGCTCTTTGTTTTAAAACGGATGGTATGTATTGCGTTGCCGAAGATACCGAAGGAAACTTGAATATCTTCGGAGAAGagttgttgaaaaatattgaactgAAAATCGGTCCACTGAAGCCTAAAATGCGTGTTGAAGGTAGAGTTAGTTGATCGACTGtcatatatttgtaatttacgATGGAAATGATTCAGGTAATTTGGAAAGAAATGTTTGCTTAATCGGTAACAATGTTTCACAGGTAAAGAACTGAAGGGTACCACGTATTTTCATCCGTTCCAGAAAAAACCGTTGCCTTTCTTAGCTGCTCAACACGTGACGATGGATGTAGGAACGGGTCTAGTTCATACAGCCCCCGCACATGGGCGGGAAGATTTTCTAGTCGCGCTAGAGAATAAAATGTCTGTTGTAAGTGATTGTTAAACATTACAGCAGTTAACAGTTTTGGAATCCttttgaaaatcatttgtGATACGTAAGACTTCCTGTAGATATCTCTAGTAGACCCGGAAGGTCGATTTACCGAAGCAGCTGGTCCAGAATTTCAAGGACTGAACGTATTAACAGAAGGAACTGATAAAGTATTACAGAGTATCGGAAAAAATGTGTTATGTGTCGAAATGTTCATGCATAGTTACCCTTACGATTGGCGAACAAAACAACCAGTGTTTATCCGTGCCAGCAGTCAATGGTTCTTCGACATAAATTCTGTGAAGGACAAAGCCATTGTAAGACATCCTTTTTGATATATCATTCGATCTATTAGATAGCTGAAGACTCGAGACTGGTGCGAgagataattaatacaatcaAGTGTGTCACATTTTCTTAAGGACAGTATGAAGGACATAGAGATATATCCTGAAAACAATCGTACATCTTTTACAAATGCTTTGGTTGCTAGTATAAAAGATAGACCGTATTGGTGTATTTCACGGCAACGTTCCTGGGGGACACCTATACCTGTGCTTTACAGTAAAACAACCGGTGAACCGTTTACGAGCaggtatattttaaatatgttatatgtattatatttattgcacttATTTATACATGCAACCTACTTTTAGAGCATTGATTGAACGTTTGTGCGATTCGATCGATCAGCACGGTCCCGATTGTTGGTGGAAATATTCCGTGGAAGATCTGATAGGATTAGACGTGATTAAACAGTTGAATGTTCAAATAGACGACGTGGAGAAAGGAAAGGTATACCTTTTACTGTGCAGTAGTATGTAGTCTGTCTAAAGTTTTTGACACAGAAACGTTTATctttcgtatttttaatttgtgaCTAACGACGCGAATGCTTTTCCTAGGATATTCTGGATATTTGGTTCGACAGTGGCATATCGTGGTCAGCAGTTTTACCAAAAAGCAAAGCGAACCTTTATTTAGAGGGATACGATCAATTCCGTGGTTGGTTTCAGTCATCATTGATAACGTCTGTAGCTTTACAAGGATGTTCGCCTTATCGGTAAACAGAACTTCCATCAATTTGGAATTCAGAGAAATGTATcgagaataaattcttcaaacattaatttatttgactgTAGTGCGCTGTTCGTGCATGGATTCGCAGTTGacgaaaatgaattaaagATGTCAAAATCGATTGGGAATGTAATCAATCCTGAAGAACTTCTCATAGGTGGAATGAATTTGAAGAAGAATCCAATCTATGGTGTCGATGTCTTAAGGTAAAGTAATATAATCCTGTAACGCGGTTTATGGTACACGATTTATTGGACAGGTTTAAATCGAATGATTTATCATTTATCTTGGAAAGGTGGTGGGTGGCTAGTCATGGATCCCAGCACTTAAAAGTGCCCGTCTCGAAGGCACTACTCGATGGTAGCAAACAGTCGATCAATAAAATACGTTCCATACTGCGATTCCTTTTGGGCGCTTTACATTCGTATCGTCAAGACGTGCACTGTAAACCACAATACCGAACCATCgacaaatatatgttatatagaTTGTATTGTTATAACGAACAGGTATGGTAAAAACTTTAATCTTTCTCAGTTTGCAATTTTACCTAACGACGAATAATAATAGCGTTTTTCAAtaactttgtattttattagatGCTGCAACATTATAATGACTACAAATATCATCACGCCAGTAAAACGATtatgaattttgtaacaaatgaTGTGTCTGCTTTGTACTGTTTTCTTATAAAAGACAGGCTCTACTGCGATGAAATTACGTCACCTTCGCGTATTGCGGTTATTGAAGTTGTGAGAGCAATATTGACTATCCTTTTGAGAACCATGTCTCCGATTGTACCGCATCTAGTCGAAGAAGCGTGGTTACACCATCCAGAAAATAgtgatgaaaataaaatacctttCTACCATACCAGGTACGAGATACCAGAGTCTTGGAATGACCCGACGATCGTAGAACGCATGGACGCGGCGCTTCGTATAAGGGGACAATTTCAAAGTGCTGTCGACACGAATAGATGGAAATTATCAGTTACTATAGAAGCTACGAAAGATGACTTCCTCTGGCTTTCTGTAAGTAATGTGCTTGAACGACATAAGCAACACATAGAATACAGTGTACGTTGATAATGATCTAATGTTGAATTTTCATCTCCCTATTCTATTTAGCTTTTGCATGATAACGTGGAGAAAACAACGTCCGAATTGTGTGAAATTTTACAAGTATCTTCGATAAATTTGATCGAAGATCAAACGAAAACTGAAACACAAATTCAAATGAAAGCTATTGAAACAGTGTTATGCAATCGCTGCAGAAGGTATCCTGAAGAAGGGCAAGACTGTTTGTGTTCGCGTTGTGCCAGCATACTTGCTAAAAACGAACCTCCGTTTCCGTAACTACTATGGAAATTAATCAGAAAAAAATACGCTACGTAATATTCTCTGGCAAGCAAAACATCACCAACTTTATTGAATagtctctttttccttctttt includes the following:
- the Foxk gene encoding forkhead box K, which encodes MSTYSRTQESDAWALLALKSAPASPTKMQWNPEAKGAPIARLEGREFEYMVRQRRITIGRNSSKGEVDVNMGHSSFISRRHLEIFYDHPFFFMICNGKNGVFVDGVFQRKGAPAFQLPKSCTFRFPSTNIRLVFQSLVDEQEQSSVRVPSPPKQRAPLPPLRINIPDTGYSSPFPSPTGTISAANSCPASPRAGQGRRNISADLQMVAVYAAAVANDPQNSSLERHDGGQSSSRQISPEPSIETRYRTGGSNGPNGTAAHCSPPKDDSKPPYSYAQLIVQAIASATDKQLTLSGIYSYITKNYPYYRTADKGWQNSIRHNLSLNRYFIKVPRSQEEPGKGSFWRIDPQSEAKLIEQAFRRRRQRGVPCFRAPFGLSSRSAPASPSHVGISGLMTPECLSREASPGPESYPDSSVPSPAGQLNSQSAPGSPGHPYTSSNQTSHKGRLMQQITLVTNGVTGDASREDKYVVSGNVTEEHSLSPAGQYSPAPVIVQTTYNYSGSFIGPDAGVGVAKRSHEESDSSPGSPAPLAIVESPEPLEHQQPQSKRQRVHEMDDH
- the Rpn5 gene encoding regulatory particle non-ATPase 5, which produces MEVDYSSICEVKIPEYKKLARNGMLYNALGQLLALEKQTRTAEDMVCTSQILVAIVQICMEAKNWNALNEYIVLLSKRRSQLKQAVTKMVQECCTYVDKMPNEEAMITLIETLRSVTEGKIYVEVERARLTHRLAKIKEKDGDISGAAAVMLELQVETYGSMSRLEKASLILEQMRLCLAKKDFMRTQIIAKKINVKFFKDDDDEETQSLKLKYYDLMMELARHESWHLELCRHNRAVLETPAVRNDPERRHTALSRAVLYLVLAPHEPEQADLTHRLLADKLLDEIVTYKELLRLFVNPELIKWSGLCRIYEDDLRRTEVFTHSTAEGRKRWDDLRNRVVEHNIRILAKYYTRITLRRMALLLDLPLAKTEACLCNLVETGVINARTDRVAGVVRFTGTQEPAALLDAWAASLSKLMSLVNHTTHLIHQEEMLAGAEF